A region from the Oceanidesulfovibrio marinus genome encodes:
- a CDS encoding DUF4019 domain-containing protein yields the protein MTAEKATAKAVPAAEAWLKLVDSGAYEESWDQAAPMFKDRVQKNDWTNAAQAVREPLGPVAERTVETTRYATELPGAPDGHYVIIQFRTVFANKKNSVETVTPMLTDGGTWRVSGYYIK from the coding sequence ATGACAGCGGAGAAGGCCACTGCGAAGGCCGTGCCGGCAGCCGAGGCATGGCTCAAGCTGGTGGACAGCGGCGCATACGAAGAGAGCTGGGACCAGGCCGCGCCCATGTTCAAAGACAGGGTGCAGAAAAACGACTGGACCAACGCCGCCCAGGCTGTGCGCGAACCCCTGGGGCCAGTGGCGGAACGCACCGTGGAGACAACCCGGTACGCGACCGAGCTGCCGGGCGCGCCGGACGGCCATTACGTCATCATCCAGTTCCGCACCGTGTTCGCCAACAAGAAGAACTCCGTGGAGACGGTGACGCCCATGCTTACCGATGGTGGCACATGGCGGGTATCCGGGTATTATATCAAGTAG
- a CDS encoding malic enzyme-like NAD(P)-binding protein, whose protein sequence is MALFTKQDALDYHSQGHPGKLETVPAKPCQTQKHLSLAYTPGVAEVCRTIAADPHTAYDYTNKGNLVAVVSNGTAVLGLGNIGPAAGKPVMEGKGCLFKVFADVDCYDLNIDTKDPDKIIEFVKLLEPGFGGINLEDIKAPECFYIEDTLKKEMDIPVFHDDQHGTAIISGAGLINALEIAGKKAEDVKLVVSGAGSGAIACTRFYESLGVKRSNIFMYDSRGLIHKGRTDLNPQKEYFAQDKDHGTMVEVIKGADAFLGLSVAGQLTKEMVASMGENPIIFACANPDPEISYPDAKEARPDAIMATGRSDYPNQVNNVLGFPFIFRGALDVRASAINEEMKVAAANALAELAKQPVPDEVKKAYGVDSMEFGIDYIIPTPLDPRVIEYVSAAVAQAAMDTGVAREPIADMDGYRAALKDRFNKGRERMSAFVDSYKLGF, encoded by the coding sequence ATGGCCTTGTTCACGAAGCAGGACGCCCTGGATTACCACTCCCAGGGCCACCCGGGTAAACTCGAGACTGTGCCCGCCAAGCCGTGCCAGACGCAGAAGCATCTCTCCCTCGCCTACACGCCGGGCGTTGCCGAGGTGTGCCGCACCATCGCAGCAGATCCCCATACCGCCTATGACTACACGAACAAAGGCAACCTCGTGGCCGTGGTTTCCAACGGCACCGCCGTGCTCGGCCTGGGCAACATCGGCCCTGCGGCCGGCAAGCCCGTCATGGAGGGCAAAGGCTGCCTGTTCAAGGTCTTTGCCGACGTGGACTGCTACGACCTGAACATCGACACCAAGGACCCGGACAAGATCATCGAGTTCGTCAAGCTGCTGGAGCCCGGTTTCGGCGGCATCAACCTCGAAGACATCAAGGCTCCCGAGTGCTTCTACATCGAGGATACGCTCAAAAAAGAGATGGATATCCCCGTGTTCCACGATGACCAGCACGGCACCGCCATCATCTCCGGCGCCGGCCTCATCAACGCCCTGGAGATCGCCGGCAAGAAGGCCGAGGACGTCAAGCTGGTGGTATCCGGCGCCGGCTCCGGCGCCATCGCCTGCACCAGGTTCTACGAGTCCCTCGGCGTGAAACGCTCCAATATCTTCATGTACGACTCCCGCGGCCTCATCCACAAAGGCCGCACCGATCTGAACCCCCAGAAAGAGTACTTTGCCCAGGACAAGGACCACGGCACCATGGTCGAGGTCATCAAGGGCGCCGACGCCTTCCTGGGCCTGTCCGTGGCCGGTCAGCTCACCAAGGAAATGGTCGCCTCCATGGGCGAGAACCCCATCATCTTTGCCTGCGCCAACCCGGACCCCGAGATCTCCTACCCGGACGCCAAGGAAGCCCGGCCCGACGCCATCATGGCCACCGGCCGCTCGGACTACCCCAACCAGGTCAACAACGTCCTGGGCTTCCCCTTCATCTTCCGCGGCGCTCTCGATGTCCGCGCCTCGGCCATCAACGAAGAGATGAAGGTTGCCGCGGCCAACGCCCTGGCCGAGCTGGCCAAGCAGCCGGTGCCGGACGAGGTCAAAAAGGCCTACGGCGTAGACAGCATGGAGTTCGGCATCGACTACATCATCCCCACGCCCCTCGATCCGCGCGTTATCGAGTACGTGTCCGCGGCCGTGGCCCAGGCCGCCATGGATACCGGCGTTGCCCGTGAGCCCATCGCGGA
- a CDS encoding ferritin-like domain-containing protein yields the protein MAVPPKVSKELLDMLNDAIAREISVSVSYMWQHVQMTGIQGFAVKDEIKKIAIVEMKHAEDIAERLVYLGGKPTTKPSPITVGETLRDMLEINTGLEVEAIELYRKIIDKAKDEGDIVTAQLFRKILAEEEEHHDTFSGLLE from the coding sequence ATGGCTGTGCCACCCAAGGTATCGAAAGAGCTTCTGGACATGCTGAACGACGCCATTGCCCGGGAGATATCCGTATCCGTCTCCTACATGTGGCAGCATGTGCAGATGACGGGCATTCAGGGCTTTGCCGTCAAGGATGAGATCAAGAAGATCGCGATCGTGGAGATGAAGCACGCCGAGGATATTGCCGAGCGCCTGGTCTATCTCGGCGGCAAGCCCACCACGAAGCCTTCGCCCATCACCGTCGGCGAAACATTGAGGGATATGCTGGAGATCAACACAGGACTCGAGGTTGAGGCCATCGAGCTCTACCGCAAGATAATCGACAAGGCCAAGGACGAGGGCGACATCGTAACGGCGCAGCTCTTCCGCAAAATCCTTGCGGAAGAGGAGGAGCACCACGACACCTTCAGCGGGCTGCTGGAGTAG
- a CDS encoding glycosyltransferase family 2 protein — protein MSVTIIIPAFNLWAYTRACLESLASCARGSSFRVVVVDNGSTDETPKACPSLGKSLFPGAFEYRRLEQNQGFARGCNTGAQGADTAYLLFLNNDVTATPGWLEILLQAMQRQTGVHAASPLLLFPETHRVQHAGVAFDPNLHPVHCFSQFPGNHKALRSVRGLQALSAAALLVRKQAFEAAGGFCQEFINGSEDLDLSCMLRRNGGRLALVPSSVLHHATSMTPGRYDHTAHNATVLNRRARGCFVPDLHRLAARAGYGLALTAWLEPYMVRPHNSAPDCPTDDIAALSKALQEEPLWEKGYAAMLELLAHDPAAALPWAEVRAALCPSRHAYEQTLRLAVAVEDTAAVNRWKQSLARVIASINKKDELIELAQTSLEWSRQEELEYIVNMYSAWLDAHGGGHRA, from the coding sequence ATGTCCGTCACCATCATTATCCCGGCGTTCAATCTCTGGGCGTACACCCGCGCCTGCCTGGAAAGCCTGGCAAGTTGCGCCCGTGGCAGCTCGTTCCGCGTTGTGGTTGTGGACAACGGTTCCACCGACGAAACGCCCAAGGCGTGTCCGAGCCTGGGGAAGTCGCTTTTTCCCGGCGCGTTCGAGTACCGCCGGCTGGAGCAGAACCAGGGCTTTGCCCGCGGCTGCAATACCGGCGCGCAGGGCGCGGACACAGCGTATCTGCTCTTCCTGAACAACGACGTCACCGCCACGCCGGGCTGGCTCGAAATTCTTCTGCAGGCAATGCAGCGCCAGACAGGCGTACACGCGGCATCGCCCCTGCTCCTCTTTCCGGAAACGCATCGCGTGCAGCACGCCGGCGTTGCGTTCGACCCCAACCTCCATCCCGTGCACTGCTTCAGCCAGTTCCCCGGCAACCACAAGGCGCTCCGTAGCGTCCGGGGGTTGCAGGCGCTCAGCGCCGCCGCGCTGCTCGTGCGCAAGCAGGCGTTCGAGGCAGCGGGCGGATTCTGCCAGGAGTTCATCAACGGCAGCGAGGACCTCGACCTCTCGTGCATGCTCCGCCGCAATGGGGGGCGGCTGGCGCTTGTCCCCTCCAGCGTGCTGCATCACGCCACAAGCATGACGCCCGGACGGTACGACCACACGGCGCACAACGCGACCGTGCTGAACCGCCGGGCCCGCGGCTGCTTCGTGCCGGACCTTCACCGCCTCGCGGCCCGCGCCGGATACGGCCTGGCGCTGACGGCCTGGCTGGAGCCCTACATGGTGCGCCCCCACAACTCCGCACCCGATTGCCCTACGGACGACATCGCGGCCTTGAGCAAGGCGCTGCAGGAGGAGCCGCTCTGGGAGAAGGGCTATGCGGCTATGCTGGAGCTGCTGGCCCACGATCCGGCCGCGGCGCTGCCCTGGGCCGAAGTCCGCGCTGCCCTCTGCCCCAGCCGGCACGCCTACGAGCAGACGCTGCGGCTGGCCGTGGCGGTTGAGGATACCGCAGCTGTGAACAGATGGAAGCAGTCCCTGGCCAGGGTCATCGCTTCCATCAATAAGAAAGACGAACTGATCGAGCTAGCGCAGACCAGCCTGGAGTGGTCCCGGCAGGAAGAGCTTGAATATATTGTAAATATGTACTCGGCGTGGCTGGACGCGCATGGCGGCGGACATAGGGCTTGA
- a CDS encoding glycosyltransferase family 9 protein: MNTLLCNLTRFGDLLQTQPVIHGLAERGVGVGLLCLENFAPATRLLSDLDYVCAFPGSRVLSLMDKDWKDALGFLDEFKTSLRQEFPFDDVFNLTATMPVRLLTRFLSMGHVEGGRGFLLDDFGFSVSDNPWVSFLLASSKRRGVSPFNLVDLFWKVSGLPDAPRRFALKSPGPEDTQAAAELLRQSVEDFGTIPESDNRYVALQMGASVDRRRWPVPHFAELAAALHAETGRIPVLLGAKGEAALGERFQKLYADMAPGAPLVSCIGKTNLTELAAVLLACDLLVSNDTGTMHLAAGLGVPVAAVFLATAQPWDTGPYRAGNVCLEPAMDCHPCAYGSECPRDEACRRAVGPRLMADLVRTRLETGAWPENMAQSGGTARIWETVSDDHHFMDLRSLSGHDSEDRTRWLRIQRETYRHLFDNGVFEAADLERIKKKLDAHNAATLSPGNLAQLQAELTQAAQLFMLLTQQGRALASAPIESLKGKFLATFQRIQHLLESSEHLSVLGYLFASNSQEAGRDLDSILALTARYAACVDALTRIVHS; this comes from the coding sequence ATGAACACGCTGCTTTGCAACCTCACGCGCTTCGGCGACCTGCTCCAAACCCAACCCGTCATACATGGTCTGGCCGAGCGTGGCGTGGGCGTGGGGCTGCTCTGCCTGGAAAACTTTGCGCCGGCCACCAGGCTGCTTTCCGATCTCGACTACGTCTGCGCCTTTCCCGGATCGCGGGTGCTCTCGCTGATGGACAAGGATTGGAAGGACGCGCTGGGGTTCCTGGATGAGTTCAAGACGTCGTTGCGGCAGGAGTTCCCCTTCGACGACGTCTTCAACCTCACGGCGACCATGCCCGTGCGGCTGCTCACGCGGTTCTTGTCCATGGGGCACGTGGAGGGCGGCCGCGGCTTTCTGCTGGACGACTTCGGCTTCTCGGTCAGCGACAACCCGTGGGTCTCCTTCCTGCTCGCCTCCTCCAAGCGACGCGGAGTCAGCCCTTTCAATCTGGTGGACCTGTTCTGGAAGGTCTCGGGCCTGCCGGATGCGCCGCGACGTTTCGCCCTGAAGTCGCCCGGACCCGAGGACACGCAGGCGGCAGCCGAGCTGCTGCGCCAGTCTGTGGAAGACTTCGGCACAATACCGGAATCCGACAACCGCTATGTGGCGCTGCAGATGGGCGCCAGCGTGGACCGCCGGCGTTGGCCTGTGCCTCATTTTGCCGAGCTCGCCGCCGCGCTGCACGCCGAGACCGGCCGCATCCCCGTGCTGCTGGGCGCCAAGGGCGAGGCCGCGCTCGGCGAGCGCTTCCAGAAGCTCTATGCGGACATGGCGCCGGGCGCGCCGTTGGTGAGCTGCATCGGCAAAACGAACCTGACCGAGCTCGCCGCCGTGCTCCTGGCGTGCGACCTGCTGGTAAGCAACGATACGGGCACCATGCACCTGGCCGCCGGGCTGGGCGTGCCTGTGGCCGCCGTGTTCCTGGCCACGGCCCAACCATGGGACACCGGACCGTACCGCGCCGGCAACGTTTGCCTGGAGCCGGCCATGGACTGCCACCCCTGCGCCTACGGCAGTGAATGCCCCCGCGACGAGGCCTGCCGCCGGGCCGTGGGACCTCGGCTGATGGCGGATCTGGTGCGCACGCGGCTGGAGACCGGCGCCTGGCCGGAGAACATGGCGCAATCCGGCGGAACGGCGCGCATCTGGGAGACGGTCTCGGACGATCATCACTTCATGGACCTGCGCTCCCTATCCGGCCACGACAGTGAGGACCGCACGCGGTGGCTGCGCATCCAGCGGGAAACATACCGCCATCTCTTTGACAACGGCGTGTTCGAGGCCGCCGATCTGGAGCGCATCAAAAAAAAGCTCGACGCGCACAATGCGGCCACGCTCTCGCCGGGAAACCTCGCCCAGCTCCAGGCCGAGCTGACCCAGGCCGCGCAGCTTTTCATGCTGCTCACGCAGCAGGGCCGCGCCCTGGCCAGTGCGCCCATCGAATCGCTGAAAGGCAAGTTTCTCGCGACGTTCCAGCGCATCCAGCACCTTCTGGAGTCCAGCGAGCACCTCAGCGTGCTCGGCTATCTCTTCGCCTCCAACTCCCAGGAGGCAGGCCGGGATCTGGACTCCATTCTCGCCCTTACCGCACGGTACGCCGCCTGTGTGGACGCCTTGACCCGAATCGTACACTCCTGA
- a CDS encoding DUF1835 domain-containing protein, with amino-acid sequence MPRALHIRCGSDIREAIAGLGGDFLEFSDPICQGPVPGGVDFDAYLESRVAYLADTVGAGERGALHARLRAEYEGLGRAGEYDAAILWFEHDLYDQALLIRALSWMQEKAAMPGDLRMVRPDAFLEREGFRGLGQLTPQELAGLEETAVPVTPQQLECAVRAWRIYSGDDPQAVLELARDENLPLPYLALALRRHLEELPWTGSGLSLTERLILQSLQDGAGTPAEAFRRILNGADWQPFWGDALFWPVVRRLAEAPEPALAGYAGEWEPVSLTEYGRALLEERADWLQNNSPNRWWGGVDLDARPVRWNQRTQFIEE; translated from the coding sequence ATGCCGCGGGCTCTGCACATCCGTTGCGGCAGCGACATTCGGGAGGCCATCGCCGGCCTGGGCGGAGACTTCCTGGAGTTCTCCGACCCCATCTGCCAGGGGCCGGTTCCCGGTGGTGTGGATTTCGATGCGTACCTTGAAAGCCGGGTCGCGTACCTTGCCGATACGGTTGGGGCCGGCGAACGCGGCGCCCTGCACGCAAGGCTCCGGGCAGAGTACGAAGGCCTCGGCAGGGCAGGGGAGTACGACGCCGCCATCCTCTGGTTCGAGCACGATCTCTACGATCAGGCGCTGCTGATCCGCGCGCTTTCCTGGATGCAGGAGAAGGCTGCCATGCCGGGTGATTTGCGCATGGTCCGGCCGGATGCGTTTCTGGAGCGGGAGGGGTTCCGCGGCCTGGGGCAGCTTACGCCGCAGGAGCTGGCCGGTCTGGAGGAAACGGCCGTGCCCGTCACGCCGCAGCAGCTGGAATGCGCCGTCCGAGCCTGGCGCATCTACTCCGGGGATGACCCGCAGGCCGTGCTTGAGCTGGCCAGGGACGAGAATCTACCGCTGCCGTACCTCGCTCTGGCATTGCGGCGGCACCTGGAGGAGCTGCCCTGGACAGGCTCGGGCCTGTCTCTGACCGAGCGGCTGATTCTCCAGTCCTTGCAGGACGGTGCTGGAACGCCGGCCGAGGCGTTTCGCCGGATACTCAATGGGGCCGACTGGCAGCCTTTCTGGGGCGACGCTCTGTTTTGGCCGGTGGTGCGTCGTCTGGCCGAGGCGCCGGAGCCTGCGCTCGCGGGATACGCCGGCGAGTGGGAGCCAGTCTCGCTCACGGAGTACGGACGCGCACTCCTGGAGGAGCGGGCGGACTGGCTCCAGAATAACTCGCCGAATCGCTGGTGGGGCGGTGTGGACCTCGATGCGCGACCGGTGCGCTGGAACCAGCGCACACAGTTCATCGAAGAGTAA
- a CDS encoding MarC family protein, whose translation MPAFFNIFIKFFVLLTPFFVLTVFLSLTRDDTPARRRQIAVRVTIAVLITTLVLFYFGGVIFDVFGITLDAFRIGAGSLLFLNAVALVSGKAAAPGDQVEGGDMSVVPLAIPITVGPATVGALLIFGAKEQTMGELLVGSGALIAAVLCVGVILYVATAIEKLLGRYGISILTKLTGLILAALSAQITFTGIKGFLG comes from the coding sequence GTGCCCGCTTTTTTCAATATATTCATCAAGTTCTTCGTTCTGCTCACGCCGTTCTTCGTGCTCACGGTGTTCCTCTCCCTGACGCGGGACGACACGCCGGCGCGGCGGCGGCAGATTGCCGTGCGGGTGACCATTGCCGTGCTCATCACCACGCTCGTGCTCTTTTACTTCGGCGGCGTCATCTTCGACGTTTTCGGCATCACGCTGGACGCCTTCCGCATCGGCGCGGGCAGCCTGCTGTTTCTCAACGCCGTGGCCCTGGTCTCGGGCAAGGCCGCGGCTCCGGGCGACCAGGTGGAGGGCGGCGACATGAGCGTGGTGCCGCTGGCCATTCCCATCACGGTGGGGCCGGCCACGGTGGGCGCGCTGCTCATCTTCGGCGCCAAGGAACAGACCATGGGCGAACTGCTCGTGGGCAGCGGCGCCTTGATCGCGGCTGTGCTCTGCGTGGGGGTCATCCTCTATGTGGCCACGGCCATCGAGAAGCTGCTGGGCCGCTACGGCATCTCCATCCTCACCAAGCTCACGGGGCTCATCCTCGCGGCGCTTTCGGCGCAGATCACTTTCACCGGCATCAAGGGATTCCTGGGCTAG
- a CDS encoding DUF2959 domain-containing protein, with translation MLQRTVPALRYDGPSWRILVILLVLSCVAGCQSVYYDAMEQFGVHKREILVDRVESARDSQEEAKQEFADALEQFRSVVAFHGGELEQRYETLRATLERVEGRADDVTKRINSVENVAEALFAEWEGELDQYTSAELRSRSASKLRETRARYDQLIRAMRRAEASMQPVLRTLRDQVLFLKHNLNAQAIASLQSELDVVQRDVDSLIREMERAIDEANSFINQMVSR, from the coding sequence ATGCTGCAGCGAACTGTTCCAGCTCTTCGATATGACGGCCCTTCGTGGCGTATCCTCGTTATTCTCCTCGTCCTTTCGTGTGTAGCAGGTTGCCAGAGCGTCTACTACGACGCCATGGAGCAGTTCGGCGTGCACAAGCGGGAGATCCTTGTGGATCGCGTGGAGTCGGCTCGCGACTCCCAGGAGGAGGCCAAGCAGGAGTTCGCCGACGCGCTGGAGCAGTTCCGCAGCGTAGTCGCCTTCCACGGCGGCGAGCTGGAGCAGCGCTACGAGACGTTGCGCGCCACGCTGGAAAGGGTGGAGGGCCGCGCAGACGACGTAACCAAGCGCATCAACAGCGTGGAGAATGTGGCCGAGGCGCTGTTCGCCGAATGGGAAGGCGAGCTGGACCAGTATACCAGCGCCGAACTCCGCAGCCGCAGCGCAAGCAAACTGCGGGAAACCAGAGCCAGGTACGACCAGCTCATCCGCGCCATGCGCCGGGCCGAGGCCTCCATGCAGCCGGTGCTCCGGACACTGCGCGATCAGGTGCTCTTCCTCAAACACAATCTCAACGCCCAGGCCATAGCCTCTTTGCAGAGCGAGCTCGACGTGGTCCAGCGCGACGTGGACTCCTTGATCCGCGAGATGGAGCGCGCCATCGACGAGGCCAACAGCTTCATCAACCAGATGGTGTCGCGATGA
- a CDS encoding OsmC family protein, which produces MKEISVRRLEGMKLEAVVNGHTLRTDLPPEKGGEGSEPSPTDLLLAAVATCSNYFALMYFAAREMDAEGLSIGIEYETDEKTNEITKITTLITVPEGFPEKQRAPLERAIHACHVKKHLKESIELDAAFVN; this is translated from the coding sequence GTGAAAGAGATTAGCGTACGCCGCCTGGAAGGCATGAAGTTGGAAGCCGTTGTGAACGGCCACACCCTGCGCACCGACCTGCCACCGGAAAAAGGCGGCGAAGGGTCCGAACCCAGCCCCACCGACCTGCTGCTGGCCGCGGTGGCCACCTGCAGCAACTACTTTGCACTCATGTACTTTGCTGCGCGTGAGATGGATGCGGAAGGGTTGTCCATCGGCATAGAGTATGAGACCGACGAGAAGACGAACGAGATCACGAAGATCACCACGCTGATCACCGTGCCGGAAGGCTTCCCGGAGAAGCAACGTGCGCCGCTGGAGCGGGCCATCCACGCCTGCCACGTGAAAAAGCATCTCAAGGAAAGCATCGAGCTGGATGCTGCGTTCGTCAACTGA